One genomic region from Gemmatimonadota bacterium encodes:
- the ftsZ gene encoding cell division protein FtsZ: MIFEFEENTSQNARMKVVGVGGGGGNAVNRMIEERLEGVEFVSVNTDAQALLNSKSDVKLQIGKKLTRGLGAGARPEVGRQAIEENRDEVLRAMTHADLVFVTCGMGGGTGTGAAPVVCELARQAGALTVGIVTKPFLFEGRKRMRQAELGIAEMRKNVDTMIVVPNERLLAVVGKGIPFQEALKKADEVLLHATQGISSLISVTGLVNVDFADVRTVMQNGGSALMGTGIGRGENRAVEAAQQAIASPLLDNVSISGATGVLVNITGGEDLTLGEVHQINEIVHEAVGEEAEIIFGAVHEPAMHGEIRVTVIATGFDRGIASSAPQPVFGSTVQHPVRGAPVIPLHSTRTVRPNQAPAANGGQTRPTPAAIPEIPRRVTPFSPGSSSNDGRDQELSDMEIPTFIRRQMD; encoded by the coding sequence ATGATATTTGAGTTTGAGGAGAACACATCGCAGAACGCGCGGATGAAGGTTGTCGGCGTCGGCGGTGGCGGTGGCAACGCTGTCAACAGAATGATCGAGGAGCGCCTTGAAGGCGTCGAGTTCGTCTCGGTCAATACGGATGCCCAGGCTCTTCTCAACTCGAAATCGGACGTGAAGCTTCAGATTGGCAAGAAGCTTACGCGTGGACTTGGAGCAGGCGCGCGCCCGGAGGTTGGTCGCCAGGCAATCGAAGAAAATCGCGACGAGGTGCTGCGTGCCATGACGCATGCGGATCTCGTCTTTGTGACTTGTGGAATGGGCGGCGGCACGGGTACGGGCGCCGCCCCTGTCGTCTGCGAGCTGGCGCGGCAGGCTGGCGCTCTCACTGTCGGCATCGTCACCAAGCCGTTCCTCTTCGAGGGACGCAAGCGTATGCGACAGGCCGAGCTCGGCATCGCGGAGATGCGAAAGAACGTCGATACGATGATCGTCGTACCGAACGAGCGTCTGCTCGCAGTGGTAGGCAAGGGGATTCCGTTTCAGGAAGCGCTCAAGAAAGCCGACGAGGTTCTGCTCCACGCGACGCAGGGCATATCGTCGCTTATCTCCGTCACGGGACTCGTCAACGTCGATTTTGCAGACGTCCGCACGGTCATGCAGAACGGTGGTTCGGCCCTGATGGGTACCGGAATCGGCCGCGGTGAAAATCGCGCGGTCGAGGCTGCGCAGCAGGCGATTGCCAGCCCGTTGCTCGACAACGTCTCGATCTCCGGCGCGACCGGCGTACTCGTGAACATCACCGGCGGCGAGGATCTCACGCTCGGTGAAGTTCATCAGATCAACGAGATAGTTCACGAAGCCGTGGGTGAGGAAGCCGAGATCATTTTCGGTGCAGTTCACGAGCCCGCGATGCATGGTGAAATTCGCGTTACGGTCATTGCGACCGGTTTTGATCGCGGCATCGCCAGCAGTGCCCCTCAGCCAGTATTCGGTAGCACCGTTCAGCACCCAGTTCGCGGTGCGCCGGTGATTCCGCTTCATTCCACGAGAACGGTGCGCCCCAACCAGGCGCCAGCGGCCAACGGCGGTCAAACTCGTCCGACCCCCGCTGCAATACCAGAAATTCCGAGACGAGTGACGCCGTTCAGCCCGGGGTCGTCTTCGAATGACGGTCGGGACCAGGAACTAAGCGATATGGAGATCCCGACCTTTATTCGGAGGCAGATGGATTGA
- the ftsA gene encoding cell division protein FtsA, translating to MNVERVVAGLDIGSAKTTAIIAEAIGDRHPTIRILGVGQARTTGLRRGIVSDIEETTRSIQKAMQDAERMAGTRIENIFAGIAGEHVHAMSSTGIVAVNGEEISRADVDRANDVARAQAIPQDRELLHAIPQEYTVDKNAGVRDPIGMIGTRLETEMYLVTIGSSPAMNLRKSVERAGYRVRDLVLEPLASALAVLTEDEKELGVALVELGAGTTDIAIFHEGKIRHLATLGFGGNIVTNDIVHGLGVTQSDAERLKERYGSAYEPMVDPADVIQLPSTVAQGDRQIPRELLAHIIHQRMDEIFDMVHGEIHGAGYGSRLAGGIVLTGGGAAMEGITELAASVFGTGVRVGVPGEHVGGLSDSVEAPRFATAVGLALYGANRLVADGGGPSAKRNSFNTPGVDKLAKRMKNWLEDFF from the coding sequence ATGAACGTTGAACGCGTAGTTGCCGGCCTGGACATAGGCTCCGCGAAGACCACTGCCATCATCGCGGAAGCGATTGGCGACCGTCACCCGACGATCCGGATTCTCGGAGTCGGTCAGGCTCGCACAACCGGACTTCGCCGCGGAATCGTGTCTGACATCGAGGAGACGACCCGCTCGATTCAGAAAGCGATGCAGGACGCCGAGCGCATGGCCGGTACGAGAATAGAGAACATATTCGCCGGCATCGCGGGCGAGCACGTTCATGCGATGAGCAGTACTGGGATCGTCGCGGTGAACGGCGAGGAGATATCCCGAGCAGACGTGGATCGCGCGAACGACGTCGCGCGTGCGCAGGCGATCCCGCAGGATCGCGAGTTGTTGCATGCGATTCCGCAGGAGTACACCGTCGACAAGAACGCTGGTGTGCGCGATCCGATCGGAATGATCGGCACCCGTCTCGAGACGGAGATGTACCTGGTGACGATCGGAAGCTCGCCTGCGATGAATCTGCGCAAGAGCGTGGAGCGGGCTGGATACCGTGTGCGTGATCTCGTTCTGGAGCCGCTCGCAAGCGCGCTGGCCGTTCTCACGGAAGACGAGAAGGAGCTGGGAGTCGCGCTCGTCGAGCTCGGTGCTGGAACGACCGACATCGCGATATTTCACGAGGGGAAGATCAGGCATCTCGCGACGCTCGGCTTCGGTGGCAACATCGTGACGAACGACATCGTGCACGGGCTGGGGGTGACGCAGTCGGACGCCGAGCGACTGAAGGAGCGTTACGGCAGCGCGTACGAGCCGATGGTCGATCCCGCCGATGTCATCCAGCTGCCCAGCACGGTGGCGCAGGGCGACAGGCAGATCCCGCGCGAGCTGCTGGCGCACATCATCCATCAACGCATGGATGAGATTTTCGACATGGTCCACGGCGAGATACATGGGGCGGGGTACGGTTCGCGGCTCGCTGGCGGGATCGTACTGACCGGTGGCGGAGCGGCCATGGAAGGAATAACCGAGCTTGCCGCAAGCGTGTTCGGCACCGGTGTGCGGGTTGGCGTCCCGGGCGAGCATGTCGGCGGGCTCAGCGATTCAGTGGAAGCCCCACGATTCGCCACTGCGGTCGGCCTCGCGTTGTACGGTGCCAACCGACTTGTCGCGGACGGCGGCGGTCCGAGTGCCAAGCGGAACTCGTTCAATACGCCCGGCGTCGACAAGCTCGCCAAGCGGATGAAGAACTGGCTGGAGGATTTCTTCTAA
- a CDS encoding FtsQ-type POTRA domain-containing protein yields the protein MKFPERLKKPGYRYLAGIILAAALLTSPRWGRAAMHRMTYFHVRKLEIRGVRYLQPDDVVARLRVDTLRSIVDDVAPLEARLRSHPQVADVRITRRFPGTLIVTIRENMPVALVPRGDGLQPYDSAGRALPIDPSRANLDLPIVTAPDRDALRLVGELRAVDPRMFGLISEVAPDGHDLVFTLNSSLRVRASAGVAPQRFRDIFPVESDLARRNERAAELDIRYRDQVVARLE from the coding sequence TTGAAGTTTCCCGAGCGACTCAAGAAACCCGGCTATCGGTATCTGGCCGGGATCATCCTTGCAGCGGCGCTGCTCACGTCTCCCAGGTGGGGACGGGCGGCGATGCACCGGATGACGTACTTCCACGTCAGGAAGCTTGAGATTCGCGGCGTGCGATACCTTCAGCCGGACGATGTGGTTGCGCGGCTCCGTGTGGATACGCTCCGGTCGATCGTCGATGACGTAGCTCCGCTCGAGGCGCGGCTCAGGTCCCATCCACAGGTTGCCGATGTCCGCATCACTCGGCGCTTTCCCGGAACGCTGATAGTCACGATCCGAGAGAACATGCCGGTCGCGCTCGTGCCACGCGGAGATGGGCTCCAGCCTTACGACTCTGCGGGGCGCGCGCTGCCTATCGACCCCAGCAGAGCGAATCTGGACCTTCCCATCGTGACCGCTCCGGATCGCGATGCGCTTCGGCTGGTCGGGGAGCTGCGTGCGGTCGATCCCAGGATGTTTGGACTGATCAGCGAGGTCGCACCCGATGGGCACGACCTGGTATTCACGCTAAACTCATCATTGCGTGTGCGAGCGTCGGCGGGGGTGGCCCCGCAACGCTTCCGGGATATCTTTCCCGTTGAATCCGACCTGGCCCGCCGCAATGAGCGGGCAGCAGAGTTGGACATCCGTTATCGCGATCAGGTTGTCGCAAGGCTTGAATGA
- the murC gene encoding UDP-N-acetylmuramate--L-alanine ligase: MIYDVFSGDDDRPVHFVGIAGAGMSALAELFARRGVKVTGCDTNPAAARADLGRLGIDVMEGHSPAHVAGARAVVFTSAMGRDHPELVAAREAGTPVIRRAEALGAAVSSGDVVGIAGTHGKTTTTVMTTTALRSAGLDPTGIAGGRVAEWDGNMSFGSDRLFVVEADEYDRSFLALDPAIAVVTNVEADHLDIYTDLADIRATFSRYVSGARAIVLCADDSGANSLELPATAEVIRYGLNSPDARLVARDVRPVDGGSTFAVFYDGESKCDVTLRVPGIHNVRNALAAIGSGLALGVEPVQMVDGLAAFTGVERRFQRIAEVGGVAIVDDYAHHPTEIAATIQAARATFPGRRLVLAFQPHLYSRTRDFAPQFGTALSGADAIFLTELYPAREKPIPGVSSDLVQQAIAAAGGTLTWRGERPALAEALSTEVRAGDVVITVGAGDITRTARELRDILLSSTRNS, from the coding sequence GTGATTTATGATGTCTTTTCCGGTGATGACGACCGTCCCGTTCACTTCGTGGGGATCGCCGGTGCCGGCATGAGCGCGCTCGCGGAGCTCTTCGCCCGTCGCGGCGTGAAGGTCACTGGGTGCGACACCAATCCGGCGGCGGCGCGAGCCGACTTGGGCCGGTTGGGCATCGACGTGATGGAGGGCCATTCGCCTGCTCATGTTGCTGGTGCGCGGGCTGTCGTGTTCACATCCGCGATGGGCCGCGACCATCCGGAACTGGTGGCGGCGCGCGAGGCCGGCACACCGGTGATCCGCCGCGCGGAGGCGCTGGGCGCGGCCGTCTCGTCAGGCGACGTGGTGGGAATCGCCGGCACCCACGGCAAGACCACGACGACCGTAATGACCACCACGGCTCTCCGTTCGGCGGGGCTCGACCCCACGGGAATTGCCGGCGGCCGCGTCGCGGAATGGGACGGCAACATGTCGTTCGGATCCGATCGGCTCTTCGTGGTCGAGGCTGACGAATACGACCGATCGTTCCTGGCGCTCGACCCGGCCATCGCCGTGGTCACGAACGTCGAGGCAGACCACCTCGACATCTACACCGATCTTGCCGACATCCGCGCGACGTTCAGCCGGTACGTGAGCGGTGCGCGCGCGATAGTCCTCTGTGCCGACGACAGCGGCGCCAACTCGCTGGAGCTGCCCGCGACCGCCGAGGTGATCCGGTACGGATTGAACTCGCCTGACGCGCGGCTCGTGGCGCGCGACGTTCGTCCGGTGGATGGCGGCTCGACCTTCGCCGTCTTCTACGACGGCGAGAGCAAGTGTGACGTGACTCTACGCGTGCCCGGCATCCACAACGTGCGGAATGCTCTCGCCGCGATCGGATCGGGACTCGCGCTCGGGGTCGAGCCGGTGCAAATGGTGGATGGACTTGCGGCGTTCACCGGCGTCGAGCGGCGCTTCCAGCGCATTGCCGAGGTCGGCGGTGTCGCAATCGTGGACGACTATGCCCATCATCCCACCGAGATCGCGGCGACGATACAAGCTGCCCGGGCCACCTTTCCGGGGCGCCGGCTAGTGCTTGCCTTCCAGCCGCATCTCTACAGTCGGACGCGCGATTTCGCACCGCAGTTTGGCACCGCTCTGTCCGGTGCCGACGCGATCTTTCTGACGGAGCTGTATCCGGCGCGAGAGAAGCCGATCCCGGGCGTCAGCTCGGACCTCGTGCAACAGGCGATCGCCGCGGCCGGTGGCACGTTGACGTGGAGGGGGGAGAGGCCTGCGCTCGCCGAGGCACTATCCACCGAAGTGCGCGCAGGCGACGTTGTGATCACCGTCGGCGCGGGCGACATCACGCGAACGGCTCGCGAGCTGCGCGACATTCTGCTCTCGTCCACCAGGAACTCTTGA
- the murG gene encoding undecaprenyldiphospho-muramoylpentapeptide beta-N-acetylglucosaminyltransferase, whose amino-acid sequence MNVLFAGGGSGGHLYPALAIARAMVAADSRVVPFFIGAERGIERTILPETEFEYELLNLHPLYRSQPWRNWRTIMASSGSWRRITRIAAERSPRALVATGGYAAGIALGVAAKRRIPIVIQDQNSVPGLTVRWFAPRAAQLHLGFPEAARALRLGGRTQVFYSGNPIAPPPPLNERPSKLEAVSRWGFADTAAPVLLVFGGSQGAEAINRVVAKWLARTGKEIRVIWATGPANFRKYARYERGSVRVVPYISDMASAYCAADLALTRAGAMTTAELSAWGIPTILVPLPTAAADHQTHNARAIADAGAAVMIQQEALTPESLGAMVTRLATDADMRREMREKTLMRARPDAAQDIAAKILEMDCFK is encoded by the coding sequence GTGAACGTTCTCTTCGCCGGCGGCGGCAGCGGAGGGCACCTCTATCCTGCGCTGGCTATCGCCCGTGCGATGGTCGCGGCCGACTCGCGGGTCGTTCCGTTCTTTATTGGCGCCGAGCGCGGGATCGAGCGAACCATTCTGCCCGAAACCGAGTTCGAGTACGAGCTATTGAACCTGCATCCGCTCTACCGGTCACAGCCCTGGCGAAACTGGCGAACGATCATGGCGTCGAGCGGCAGTTGGCGTCGGATTACCCGGATCGCCGCCGAGCGGTCGCCCCGCGCGCTGGTCGCCACCGGCGGGTATGCAGCCGGTATTGCACTCGGAGTCGCGGCGAAACGGCGGATTCCAATCGTGATCCAGGACCAGAATAGCGTTCCGGGCCTCACGGTTCGCTGGTTCGCGCCGCGCGCAGCTCAACTGCACCTTGGCTTTCCGGAAGCGGCCCGGGCTCTTCGTCTGGGCGGTCGAACGCAAGTATTCTATTCCGGCAACCCTATCGCCCCTCCGCCACCACTGAACGAACGACCGTCCAAATTGGAGGCCGTGTCAAGGTGGGGGTTTGCGGACACCGCAGCTCCGGTGCTGCTCGTCTTCGGAGGGAGCCAGGGGGCGGAGGCGATCAACCGGGTCGTGGCGAAATGGCTGGCTCGAACGGGCAAGGAGATCCGCGTCATATGGGCGACCGGGCCGGCGAACTTCAGAAAGTATGCTCGCTACGAGCGTGGTTCGGTTCGCGTGGTTCCGTACATCTCGGACATGGCCTCGGCCTACTGTGCGGCGGATCTGGCGCTCACTCGCGCCGGCGCGATGACCACGGCGGAGCTCTCGGCGTGGGGTATTCCCACGATCCTGGTCCCGCTGCCAACAGCCGCGGCGGACCACCAGACGCACAATGCCCGCGCCATCGCCGACGCTGGCGCCGCCGTCATGATTCAGCAGGAGGCGCTGACGCCGGAGTCCCTGGGAGCCATGGTGACGCGACTCGCAACCGATGCCGACATGCGGCGTGAGATGCGTGAAAAAACGTTGATGCGCGCTCGACCTGATGCTGCGCAAGATATTGCTGCTAAAATACTTGAGATGGATTGCTTCAAGTGA
- a CDS encoding putative peptidoglycan glycosyltransferase FtsW: MTEAVQHVRYRWHMTWEARVLTMLTLAFLAFGLVTVYSASSIVALQAGHNGAYYMLRQLSGMLFGLVLFAFAAKFDAERWYDLAWPVMIVCLVLLVIVVLPFTIRWAPRIHGARRYLFGSSMQPSEIAKLAVVVWTSMLVVKKGDAMRRLSKGLFPFLVIVGLLDVLVYVEPDLSSAMFYTLIMGIILFAAGVRIGHFVALVAIAIPALYSRAEKLQYVMLRMTAFFNPGVAPHVDYQARQSLIAIGSGGLLGVGFGQGRQQYGFLPFAYDDFIAANIGEERGFIGLTLLVLGFVAYAYLGFRIARAARSKFQQLVAVGIVATIVISAFLHIGVTIGLLPNTGLALPFISYGRTSMVLTLVMTGILINIGSERERVIGEGATNPLRSAEQ; this comes from the coding sequence ATGACTGAAGCCGTTCAGCATGTGCGGTATCGCTGGCACATGACATGGGAAGCGCGCGTGCTCACCATGCTGACGCTCGCCTTCCTCGCGTTCGGCCTGGTTACCGTGTACAGCGCGAGCAGCATCGTGGCGCTGCAGGCGGGGCACAATGGCGCGTACTACATGCTGCGGCAGCTGAGCGGCATGTTGTTCGGGCTGGTGCTCTTCGCGTTTGCGGCCAAGTTCGACGCTGAGCGATGGTATGACCTGGCATGGCCCGTAATGATCGTGTGCCTCGTCCTGCTCGTCATCGTCGTACTGCCGTTCACGATTCGCTGGGCGCCGCGAATCCACGGCGCGCGCCGGTATCTGTTCGGATCCAGCATGCAGCCATCCGAAATCGCAAAGCTTGCCGTCGTGGTCTGGACCTCGATGCTCGTGGTCAAGAAAGGCGACGCGATGCGCCGGCTGAGCAAGGGATTGTTTCCCTTTCTCGTGATTGTCGGCCTGTTGGACGTGCTGGTGTACGTCGAGCCTGACCTGTCGTCCGCGATGTTCTACACGCTGATCATGGGGATCATTCTGTTCGCTGCCGGCGTCCGGATCGGCCATTTCGTCGCTCTCGTGGCGATCGCGATTCCAGCGCTTTACTCCAGGGCGGAGAAGCTGCAGTACGTGATGCTGCGAATGACGGCGTTCTTCAATCCTGGTGTCGCGCCGCACGTGGACTATCAGGCGCGGCAGTCGCTCATCGCAATCGGCTCCGGCGGCCTGCTCGGCGTTGGATTCGGGCAGGGAAGGCAGCAGTACGGATTCCTTCCGTTTGCGTACGACGACTTCATTGCCGCCAACATCGGTGAGGAACGCGGCTTCATTGGGCTCACGTTACTGGTGCTCGGGTTCGTGGCGTATGCCTATCTGGGCTTCCGGATCGCTCGGGCCGCCAGGTCCAAGTTCCAGCAGCTGGTCGCCGTGGGGATAGTCGCTACGATCGTGATCAGCGCATTTCTCCACATTGGCGTCACTATCGGTCTGCTACCGAACACGGGGCTCGCTCTTCCATTCATATCCTACGGACGCACGAGCATGGTTCTCACCCTCGTGATGACCGGGATCCTGATAAACATCGGGAGTGAGCGCGAACGGGTGATCGGTGAAGGGGCGACCAACCCTCTGCGGTCTGCGGAGCAGTGA
- the murD gene encoding UDP-N-acetylmuramoyl-L-alanine--D-glutamate ligase, translating to MIPPTAGEIVVIGLGRSGVAASSLLRAHGYDVYACDDATSPRLADIAHELTTRAVSVQIGGHDAARIARAALVVVSPGVPPDAPAIIAASNASRAVVSEIEIALRYMPNVRYIAVTGTNGKTTTTALIGALLRGLGVTAPDAGNIGTPLSEVALAEPQPAWVSLELSSFQLHDTPSIAPDVGVLTNLSADHLDRYATVGDYFADKALLFRNATSQSRWVLNADDPASLDMARGVTGDHLHFSIAKQSDAWYDRTADSLVVFDAPLLSRGDLRLLGDHNVANALAASLAVMAASSDFRTPAAREAIADALRSFRAMPNRLEVVGEWDGIEWINDSKATNVASTLVAVQGMTRPAILLLGGRHKGEPYTALAQPIAEHVKHVIAFGEAAPIVQHDLANAVALTRVDGTFEEVIAAARGVATSGDAILLSPACSSYDMFNNYVERGQRFRELASQGHD from the coding sequence ATGATTCCGCCAACAGCAGGCGAGATCGTTGTCATCGGTCTCGGACGCAGCGGTGTCGCCGCCTCCAGCCTGCTTCGCGCACACGGCTACGACGTGTACGCGTGCGACGATGCCACCTCGCCCAGACTCGCCGATATCGCGCACGAACTCACGACGCGTGCTGTGAGCGTCCAGATCGGAGGCCACGATGCGGCTCGAATAGCGCGCGCGGCGCTGGTCGTCGTCAGTCCCGGAGTTCCACCCGACGCGCCCGCCATCATCGCAGCCAGCAATGCGTCACGCGCTGTCGTGAGTGAGATCGAGATCGCGCTTCGCTACATGCCGAACGTTCGCTACATCGCGGTCACCGGCACGAACGGAAAGACGACGACCACAGCGCTGATCGGAGCGCTCCTGCGCGGCCTGGGCGTGACTGCCCCCGACGCGGGCAATATCGGTACGCCACTGTCGGAGGTCGCACTCGCCGAACCGCAGCCTGCGTGGGTGTCACTGGAGCTGTCTTCGTTCCAACTTCACGACACGCCGAGCATCGCTCCGGACGTTGGCGTGCTCACAAACCTGAGTGCGGACCACCTGGATCGCTATGCGACCGTCGGCGATTACTTCGCTGACAAGGCTCTGCTCTTTCGCAACGCCACGTCACAATCGCGCTGGGTGTTGAACGCTGATGATCCCGCTTCGCTCGACATGGCGCGTGGCGTGACGGGTGACCACTTACACTTCAGCATCGCCAAACAGTCGGACGCATGGTACGACCGCACGGCAGATTCCCTCGTCGTGTTCGATGCTCCGCTGCTCTCGCGCGGTGACCTGCGTCTCCTCGGCGATCACAATGTCGCCAATGCCCTGGCGGCGTCGCTCGCCGTCATGGCTGCATCCAGTGACTTCCGTACGCCCGCCGCTCGCGAAGCGATAGCCGATGCGTTGCGGTCATTTCGCGCCATGCCCAACCGGCTGGAAGTGGTTGGCGAGTGGGACGGCATCGAGTGGATCAACGATTCCAAGGCCACGAATGTCGCTTCGACGCTCGTGGCGGTGCAGGGAATGACGCGACCGGCCATTCTGCTGCTAGGCGGTCGGCACAAGGGTGAGCCGTACACGGCGCTCGCCCAACCGATTGCGGAACACGTCAAGCACGTAATTGCGTTTGGCGAGGCCGCTCCGATCGTGCAGCACGATCTGGCCAACGCTGTCGCGCTGACGCGCGTCGATGGCACCTTCGAAGAAGTGATCGCCGCAGCCCGCGGTGTGGCCACGAGCGGCGACGCGATTCTGCTCTCGCCCGCATGCTCCAGCTACGACATGTTCAACAACTATGTGGAGCGCGGTCAGCGCTTCCGCGAGCTGGCGTCGCAAGGCCATGACTGA